One window from the genome of Rufibacter tibetensis encodes:
- a CDS encoding sodium:solute symporter, which translates to MSPLLTLGIIVSYFCLLLLVSFVTSKKGESTAGFFLANRASPWYVVAFGMIGTTLSGITFVSIPGMVEKTGFTYLQMVLGYALGYLVIGLVLLPLYYRLNLVSIYTYLEQRLGYWSYKTGSAFFLLSRTLSAALRLYLVAGVLQLAVFGPLGIPFAGTVGITIAFIWVYTFRGGMKTIIWTDTLQTLAMLLCLGISIWVVSEELTISFSGLVDTISNSSYARLWEWDTKAPNYIVKQLLAGAFITIAMTGLDQDMMQKNLSCRNLPEAQKNMFWFTVILVLVNVLFLCLGALLYLYATQKGISLPTKGDDVFPMLALQHFPAVAGVAFILGITAITYASADSALTSLTTAFCVDFLNFQKRPETERLRYKNWVHLGFSVLLMGVILLFRAFHNESIIAMLFTLVGYTYGPLLGMYSFGLMTSRTVRDGFVPVLGVLSPVLTYVISSNSAKWFWGYQFGFEVLLLNGLLMFLGLWMVSSRRTLSAAAVSPV; encoded by the coding sequence ATGTCTCCTCTTCTTACCTTAGGTATCATTGTCTCTTATTTCTGCCTGCTTTTGCTGGTTTCCTTTGTGACTAGTAAAAAAGGAGAATCTACGGCGGGCTTTTTCCTGGCCAACCGGGCATCGCCGTGGTACGTGGTGGCGTTTGGGATGATTGGCACTACCCTTTCTGGGATCACGTTTGTGTCTATTCCGGGCATGGTGGAGAAAACGGGATTCACCTATTTGCAGATGGTGTTAGGATACGCGCTAGGCTATTTGGTCATTGGGTTAGTGCTGCTCCCGCTGTATTACCGGCTGAACTTGGTTTCTATCTACACCTACCTGGAGCAACGGTTAGGATATTGGTCCTATAAAACAGGAAGCGCTTTTTTCCTACTGTCTCGCACTTTAAGCGCTGCGTTGCGGCTGTACCTGGTAGCAGGAGTGTTACAACTGGCTGTTTTCGGGCCGTTGGGCATTCCCTTCGCTGGAACGGTGGGCATCACCATTGCTTTTATCTGGGTCTATACCTTCAGGGGTGGCATGAAAACCATCATCTGGACCGACACCCTGCAAACCCTGGCCATGCTCCTGTGTTTGGGCATCAGCATTTGGGTTGTTTCTGAAGAGCTGACCATTTCGTTTTCAGGACTAGTCGACACCATATCAAACAGCTCTTATGCCCGCCTTTGGGAATGGGACACCAAAGCCCCTAACTACATTGTAAAGCAGCTATTAGCGGGTGCCTTCATTACCATTGCCATGACAGGTTTGGACCAGGACATGATGCAGAAAAACCTGAGCTGCCGCAACCTGCCCGAAGCCCAGAAGAACATGTTCTGGTTTACAGTGATTTTGGTGCTGGTGAATGTACTGTTTCTGTGTCTTGGGGCTTTGCTGTATCTATATGCAACCCAGAAGGGAATTTCACTTCCTACCAAAGGGGATGATGTCTTTCCAATGCTAGCGTTGCAGCACTTTCCGGCTGTGGCGGGAGTAGCGTTCATTTTGGGTATCACAGCCATTACGTACGCCTCAGCAGACTCCGCGCTCACCTCGCTTACTACCGCCTTCTGCGTAGATTTCCTGAACTTCCAAAAAAGGCCCGAAACCGAGCGGCTTAGGTACAAAAACTGGGTGCACCTTGGCTTCTCTGTTCTGCTGATGGGTGTGATTCTGCTGTTTAGAGCCTTTCATAATGAAAGCATTATTGCCATGCTCTTCACCCTGGTGGGCTATACTTACGGGCCTCTGTTGGGCATGTACAGCTTTGGGTTGATGACCAGCCGTACTGTGCGTGACGGGTTCGTGCCTGTTTTGGGGGTACTTTCCCCGGTGCTTACGTATGTCATAAGCTCTAATTCTGCTAAGTGGTTCTGGGGGTATCAATTTGGGTTTGAGGTGCTGTTATTGAATGGCTTGCTTATGTTTTTAGGCCTTTGGATGGTGTCTTCCCGTAGAACTCTTTCTGCCGCTGCTGTTTCTCCTGTTTAA
- a CDS encoding sodium:solute symporter, whose protein sequence is MSSTLILLIIAGYFCILILISFLTSKKGESTDSFFLANRSSPWYVVAFGMIGTSLSGVTFISVPGMVEKAQFSYLQLILGNMLGYFVVALVLMPLYYRLNLVSIYTYLEQRFGYWSYKTGAGFFLLSRTLGAALRLYLVTGVLQLAVFDGLGIPFEVTVIITIGLIWVYTFRGGMKTIIWTDTFQTLAMLLCVGITIITISQDLNLSFNNMVNTISESRFSQVFFWDVKDPRYFFKQFLSGFFISIVMVGLDQDMMQKNLSCKNLKEAQKNMFSFTVIILFVNILFLSLGALLYLYGQAEGIALPEKGDNVFPFLALNHFSAFMGIVFILGITAITYASADSALTALTTSFCVDFLDFKNRPEAERIKMKNWVHLAFSVIMAIVIVIFKIVNDESVVQAVFKVAGYTYGPLLGLYSFGVFTNRPVRDNLVPFICVVAPILTYIISLNSVDWFWGYEFGFEVLILNGFLTFMGLYSISRRKSEFVDVTESY, encoded by the coding sequence ATGTCTTCCACGCTAATTCTGCTCATCATTGCCGGCTATTTTTGTATCCTGATTCTCATCTCTTTTCTCACAAGTAAGAAAGGTGAATCTACAGATAGCTTCTTCCTGGCAAACCGCTCTTCGCCGTGGTACGTGGTTGCATTTGGAATGATCGGGACGTCCCTATCTGGGGTTACCTTCATCTCGGTGCCGGGTATGGTAGAAAAGGCTCAGTTCTCTTATTTGCAGCTGATTTTAGGAAACATGCTGGGGTACTTTGTGGTGGCGCTGGTGCTCATGCCTTTGTATTACCGGCTGAACCTGGTGTCTATCTATACTTACCTGGAGCAGCGGTTTGGGTATTGGTCTTATAAAACAGGGGCTGGTTTCTTCCTGCTATCAAGGACGCTGGGTGCCGCTTTGCGCCTGTATCTGGTAACAGGCGTGCTTCAGTTGGCCGTGTTTGACGGCCTTGGGATTCCATTTGAGGTGACCGTGATCATCACCATTGGTCTAATCTGGGTGTATACGTTCAGGGGCGGTATGAAAACTATTATCTGGACTGACACCTTCCAGACCTTAGCCATGCTGCTTTGTGTGGGCATCACCATTATCACCATCTCTCAGGACCTGAACCTTTCTTTCAACAACATGGTGAACACCATCAGTGAAAGTAGATTCTCACAGGTTTTCTTTTGGGATGTGAAAGACCCGCGCTATTTCTTCAAGCAGTTTTTGTCAGGCTTCTTTATTTCCATTGTGATGGTGGGGCTAGACCAGGACATGATGCAGAAAAACCTGAGCTGCAAAAACCTGAAGGAGGCACAGAAAAACATGTTCTCCTTTACGGTCATCATCTTGTTTGTAAACATTCTGTTCCTGAGTTTGGGCGCGCTGCTGTACCTGTACGGTCAGGCCGAAGGCATAGCTCTACCGGAGAAAGGTGATAACGTTTTTCCATTTTTGGCGCTTAATCATTTCTCTGCCTTTATGGGGATTGTGTTCATCCTAGGGATTACCGCCATCACGTACGCTTCAGCAGATTCAGCGCTGACAGCCTTAACTACCTCCTTTTGCGTGGACTTCCTTGACTTTAAAAACCGACCCGAAGCAGAGCGAATCAAGATGAAAAACTGGGTCCATTTGGCTTTCTCTGTTATCATGGCCATTGTGATTGTCATCTTCAAGATTGTGAACGATGAAAGCGTGGTACAAGCCGTGTTTAAGGTGGCAGGGTATACATACGGACCGCTGCTCGGCTTATATTCCTTCGGGGTCTTCACCAACCGTCCGGTGCGCGACAACCTGGTTCCATTCATCTGTGTGGTGGCTCCTATTCTTACCTATATCATCAGCCTGAACTCAGTAGACTGGTTCTGGGGTTACGAGTTCGGGTTTGAAGTTTTGATCTTGAACGGCTTCCTTACTTTCATGGGGCTGTACTCTATCTCTCGAAGAAAGTCTGAATTTGTAGACGTCACTGAGAGCTATTAA
- a CDS encoding M61 family metallopeptidase yields MKKTLFTALAIAALAFASPAMAQQSVNYQVSFENAVHHEASITATFKGVQAPVLEVRMARSSPGRYALHEFAKNVYDVQVTDGQGRTLQVNRPNLHQWNVSGHDGTVHVKYTLFADHPDGTYAGVSLSHAHLNAPATFLYANGLEKAPVQVSFTPPAGKNWTAANQLKRETAPLTFSAPDFQYFMDSPTELADLQWREWPVQEKGRTQKIRIGMHHNGTSQQLDEYTQKAKRIVTESQAVFGELPAFDFGEYTFIACYLPGTPGDGMEHRNSTIITSSQSLQTGMNPNLSTLSHEFFHAWNVERIRPQSLEPFNFADANMSGELWLAEGFTSYYGTLLLHRAGITSQSDYLGSVAYPILALRVSPGKDHFSPVEMSQQAPFVDASRSVDATNRTNTYISYYTYGNAIAIGLDFTLRTKFKNLTLDDYMRLLWQRHGKPEKPYTLPDLEKALADLTKDPGFAQDFFKRHIYGKEIIPYEALAKQMGLALQTSSKAVLGWEGLKFQDDQATIAQGTFSNSPLYKAGLDRNDVLLTLDGKKLTDQKTLDSLLAKHKPGDQVPLEVLQQGTKKTAQITLAQDPEVKLVPLEKANQTVPKDAKARREAWLSRKA; encoded by the coding sequence ATGAAGAAAACTCTCTTCACTGCCCTGGCTATAGCAGCCCTGGCGTTCGCTTCCCCGGCCATGGCGCAACAGAGCGTCAACTATCAGGTATCTTTTGAAAATGCAGTCCACCATGAGGCTTCTATCACGGCTACTTTCAAGGGAGTTCAGGCTCCTGTGCTGGAAGTGCGCATGGCTCGCTCCTCACCCGGCCGATATGCCTTGCATGAGTTCGCCAAGAACGTGTATGACGTACAGGTAACCGATGGCCAGGGCCGCACGTTGCAAGTCAACAGACCCAACCTGCACCAGTGGAATGTAAGCGGCCATGATGGAACCGTGCACGTGAAATACACACTGTTCGCAGACCACCCTGACGGCACCTATGCTGGTGTTAGCCTAAGCCACGCCCACCTAAACGCCCCGGCCACTTTTCTATACGCCAATGGGTTAGAGAAAGCCCCGGTGCAGGTAAGCTTTACCCCTCCGGCCGGTAAAAACTGGACGGCCGCTAACCAACTGAAACGCGAGACGGCTCCGCTCACCTTTTCGGCCCCAGACTTTCAATATTTCATGGACAGCCCCACAGAGCTAGCTGACCTGCAGTGGCGCGAATGGCCGGTCCAAGAAAAGGGACGCACGCAGAAAATCAGGATTGGGATGCACCACAACGGCACTTCACAACAGCTGGACGAGTACACCCAGAAAGCCAAACGCATTGTGACTGAGTCGCAGGCCGTTTTTGGAGAGCTTCCGGCCTTTGACTTCGGGGAATATACCTTTATTGCCTGCTACCTGCCCGGCACGCCCGGCGATGGCATGGAACACCGCAACTCCACCATCATTACCAGTTCCCAATCGCTGCAGACGGGCATGAACCCAAACCTAAGTACGCTGTCGCATGAGTTTTTCCATGCCTGGAACGTGGAGCGTATCAGACCTCAGAGCCTGGAGCCCTTCAACTTCGCCGATGCCAACATGAGCGGAGAATTGTGGCTGGCCGAAGGGTTTACCAGTTACTACGGCACCTTATTACTGCACAGAGCCGGGATCACTTCCCAATCAGATTACTTGGGCAGTGTGGCCTATCCTATTCTGGCTTTAAGAGTTTCGCCAGGGAAAGACCACTTCTCGCCGGTTGAAATGAGCCAACAGGCTCCGTTTGTAGATGCCTCCCGCTCTGTTGACGCCACTAACCGAACCAATACCTACATCTCCTATTACACCTACGGCAACGCCATTGCCATTGGGCTGGACTTCACGCTGCGCACCAAGTTCAAGAACCTGACTTTAGACGACTACATGCGCCTGCTCTGGCAACGCCACGGCAAACCTGAGAAACCCTATACCCTGCCTGATCTGGAAAAAGCCTTGGCTGACCTGACCAAGGATCCCGGGTTTGCGCAGGATTTCTTTAAGCGCCACATTTATGGCAAGGAGATAATACCCTATGAGGCCTTGGCTAAGCAAATGGGTTTGGCTTTACAAACATCTTCTAAAGCAGTGCTAGGTTGGGAAGGCCTAAAATTCCAGGATGACCAGGCCACCATTGCCCAGGGAACCTTCAGCAACAGCCCGCTCTACAAAGCAGGCCTTGACCGCAATGATGTTCTCCTTACTCTGGACGGTAAGAAACTAACAGACCAAAAAACTTTGGATAGCCTGTTGGCCAAACACAAACCCGGCGACCAGGTGCCATTGGAAGTTCTACAACAAGGCACGAAAAAGACGGCGCAAATTACCTTAGCGCAAGACCCTGAGGTAAAACTGGTGCCGCTGGAAAAAGCAAACCAAACCGTGCCGAAAGACGCAAAAGCCCGCCGTGAAGCTTGGTTAAGCAGGAAAGCATAA
- a CDS encoding class I SAM-dependent methyltransferase, producing the protein MPSSSVPDFNLISPVYDALAKLVYGKSQQRAQAHFLSCIPAGARVLILGGGSGWILNQVLQHSTPAHVLFLEASSKMLEKAKGNVLPTASKTTVEFRLGTEASLSSSEMFHVVLTPFVLDLFTPQQAYAMMQRLDQALFPTGLWLHTDFYLSPSPLRKIWQKPLLWGMYWFFGLVSGILGKTLPPFESLFQKLGYKPQQEAFFYGKFIRAQVLQKAALLAKTSK; encoded by the coding sequence ATGCCCTCTTCCTCAGTTCCTGACTTCAACCTCATTTCTCCGGTATATGATGCTTTGGCAAAGTTAGTGTATGGGAAGTCACAGCAACGGGCCCAGGCGCATTTTCTGTCTTGCATCCCAGCAGGAGCGCGGGTACTTATTCTGGGCGGGGGCAGCGGATGGATCCTGAATCAAGTGCTGCAGCATTCTACACCCGCTCACGTTCTGTTTCTGGAGGCTTCTTCCAAAATGCTGGAAAAAGCGAAGGGAAACGTTCTTCCAACCGCATCTAAAACAACCGTGGAGTTCAGACTGGGAACGGAAGCTAGCCTTTCCTCCTCAGAGATGTTTCACGTGGTGCTCACTCCATTTGTCCTTGACCTTTTCACTCCCCAGCAGGCGTATGCTATGATGCAGCGACTGGATCAGGCCTTATTCCCAACCGGGCTCTGGCTACACACTGACTTCTATTTGTCTCCTTCTCCACTAAGAAAAATTTGGCAAAAGCCCTTACTGTGGGGCATGTACTGGTTCTTTGGGTTGGTGAGCGGCATCTTAGGCAAGACCCTTCCTCCTTTTGAAAGCCTTTTCCAAAAATTAGGCTATAAACCCCAGCAAGAAGCTTTTTTTTACGGGAAGTTTATACGGGCACAAGTCCTGCAAAAAGCTGCTTTACTGGCTAAAACAAGTAAGTAA
- a CDS encoding CinA family protein translates to MKPEELTKLILKFKDKNLTLAFAESCTSGSLAAAVSEATGTTDVFLGSMVTYSATAKNKVLGVKNETLKLYTAESQQTTNEMVLGLHKLLKADVCVAVTGLFGQGGSETAEKPIGTTFVSILFKEKVEEYREVFKGDAKKMREQTEDFIFNKLEATIERHFQHV, encoded by the coding sequence ATGAAGCCCGAGGAACTGACCAAACTCATCCTGAAATTCAAAGATAAGAACCTAACCCTGGCTTTTGCTGAAAGTTGCACTTCTGGTAGCCTGGCGGCAGCCGTGAGCGAGGCCACCGGCACCACAGATGTCTTCCTGGGCAGCATGGTTACGTATAGTGCTACTGCCAAAAACAAAGTCTTGGGCGTAAAAAATGAAACCCTGAAGCTCTACACCGCCGAAAGCCAACAGACCACCAATGAAATGGTACTGGGCCTTCACAAACTCCTGAAAGCCGATGTCTGCGTGGCAGTCACTGGTTTATTCGGACAGGGAGGCTCTGAAACAGCGGAGAAACCCATTGGTACCACTTTTGTATCCATTCTGTTTAAAGAAAAGGTAGAAGAGTACCGGGAGGTTTTCAAAGGCGATGCGAAGAAAATGCGGGAGCAGACCGAAGACTTCATTTTCAACAAATTGGAGGCGACAATAGAACGGCACTTCCAACACGTATAA
- a CDS encoding phosphatase PAP2 family protein, with the protein MKKTFRKFLATTALFTVELVVIWAVFLVCLILFFWLAKEVLPGRELKFDSRAFAWADERANPSLTEFIKGVTFLASRNFISGAGLMMIGYFLFVKKHKWYSLKVPVIAVGSISLNLLLKYLFNRPRPLVPHLVDSYGLSFPSGHAMISASFYGLLIYLVWKNVEESHWRFLLVTLLVLLILFIGFSRVYLHVHYATDVLAGLAAGLGWVILAIFLLNRMEKFSKRNLNQVVKGEEQPIV; encoded by the coding sequence ATGAAAAAAACGTTTCGGAAATTTCTGGCGACCACGGCATTGTTTACAGTGGAGCTGGTAGTGATATGGGCTGTGTTTTTGGTGTGCCTTATCTTGTTTTTCTGGCTGGCTAAGGAAGTATTACCTGGCCGGGAGTTGAAATTTGACAGCCGGGCCTTTGCCTGGGCCGATGAGCGCGCAAACCCTTCCCTTACTGAATTTATTAAAGGAGTGACATTTCTGGCTTCGCGGAACTTCATCTCAGGGGCTGGGCTCATGATGATTGGGTACTTCCTGTTTGTGAAGAAGCACAAATGGTATTCTTTGAAAGTGCCGGTGATTGCGGTGGGCAGTATCTCGCTCAACCTGCTGCTTAAATACCTGTTCAACCGTCCGCGCCCGCTGGTGCCGCACCTGGTAGATTCTTATGGGCTCAGTTTCCCCAGCGGGCACGCCATGATTAGTGCCTCTTTTTATGGGTTGCTCATTTACCTGGTCTGGAAAAATGTGGAGGAGTCACATTGGCGCTTTTTGCTGGTGACCTTGCTGGTGCTTTTGATCTTGTTTATCGGCTTTAGCCGGGTGTACCTGCACGTGCATTACGCCACAGATGTTCTGGCTGGCCTTGCAGCCGGATTAGGATGGGTGATTCTGGCCATTTTTCTGCTCAACCGCATGGAGAAATTCTCTAAACGCAACCTGAACCAGGTGGTGAAAGGAGAGGAACAGCCCATAGTATAA
- a CDS encoding HD domain-containing protein, whose product MPQTKLQLVYQHIVTKLQEELPVELSYHCARHTLDVFHQAQAIAEYEGIKDPEELLLLQVSALYHDSGFLQAYDQHEEKSCDLARADLPGFGFSPAQIETICGLILATKVPQVPQTKLQEILCDADLDYLGRNDFFQIGETLFQEFLSYGVLQDEVRWNQLQVRFLENHRFFTCFSKNNREKKKQKHLKLIKAKLTQPS is encoded by the coding sequence ATGCCTCAAACAAAGCTACAGTTAGTTTACCAGCACATTGTAACCAAGCTACAGGAAGAGCTTCCGGTAGAGTTGAGTTACCATTGTGCGAGGCATACGTTAGATGTGTTTCACCAGGCTCAGGCAATAGCCGAATATGAAGGCATAAAAGACCCGGAAGAACTTTTGCTGTTGCAGGTGAGCGCCCTTTATCATGATTCTGGGTTTCTTCAAGCGTATGACCAGCATGAGGAGAAAAGCTGTGATCTGGCCCGCGCAGATCTACCAGGGTTCGGGTTTAGCCCGGCCCAGATTGAAACCATTTGTGGTCTCATTTTAGCTACAAAAGTTCCTCAGGTTCCACAAACCAAGTTGCAGGAAATTCTCTGCGATGCTGACTTAGATTATCTTGGCCGCAATGACTTTTTCCAAATTGGGGAAACCCTTTTTCAGGAGTTTCTCAGCTATGGCGTGTTGCAGGACGAAGTGCGTTGGAACCAATTGCAGGTGAGATTTCTGGAGAACCATCGGTTTTTTACCTGTTTTTCTAAAAACAACCGTGAAAAGAAAAAGCAGAAGCACCTGAAGCTGATCAAGGCCAAGCTTACTCAGCCGTCTTAG
- a CDS encoding Crp/Fnr family transcriptional regulator, whose product MLLIEKVLTLNSSRIFHDTPETNLVELAGALEELYLTTGTQVFAKGDMGTSMYFIYKGKIRIHDEEHTFAILEENEILGELSILDAEPRSASATTVEETILLKLEQEPFYEIMISNAEVLKGILKTLCRRLRQMDIKLVEHRTAKTAE is encoded by the coding sequence ATGCTGCTAATAGAGAAAGTGTTGACCTTAAATTCATCTAGAATTTTTCACGACACCCCAGAAACAAATTTGGTGGAGTTGGCGGGTGCCTTGGAGGAACTCTACCTCACTACCGGCACCCAGGTGTTTGCGAAGGGAGACATGGGCACCAGCATGTATTTTATTTACAAAGGCAAAATCCGGATACATGACGAGGAACACACCTTTGCCATTCTGGAGGAAAATGAAATCTTAGGTGAGTTGTCTATCTTGGACGCCGAGCCCAGGTCTGCCAGCGCCACTACCGTAGAAGAAACTATCCTGCTTAAACTAGAGCAGGAGCCTTTTTATGAAATCATGATCTCCAATGCCGAGGTCTTGAAAGGAATCCTGAAAACGTTGTGCCGGCGCCTTCGGCAGATGGACATTAAACTAGTAGAGCACCGGACTGCTAAGACGGCTGAGTAA
- a CDS encoding NTP/NDP exchange transporter, translated as MNSRINLLLNIKTAESRVVKQLFLVQFCLGIATSTLFTGTLAMFLDAFELKDFPKVYIVSAVLMLITNLFYGKLETRLSPKKLLQTVILFSAISIFLSWAGLTLVPAKWLPFFLAAWNMVVYMLIGYAFWGLAAIIFNVRESKRLFFVVGAGDIPAKMFGYTAASVLAPVLGVESLLWVTIGSFLLAFFFLRNFEHQAISDLGHAVHHEHVPEKTFIAKHFHNHLIFSIAVFSVIVFTVYSLVDYTFLSEVKSRYYTSPEIAAFLGMFFAVGRVLAIMVKLMLSSRVISRLGLTNSLLLAPVILLTISIIMLLPFENQTNIFIMFGVMVLLSEVLKSAVQEPAFLVLFQPLDPHSRLKGHLISKGYTMPIALMISGVFLTGYNYLYGNISITLVTQILVGLLIAWIGSIFLIKKEYLRSLVNALKKGYFTGSELFLNDVSVKILLMDKLNSKNPQEVILALELLERAGDQNLEKRLLPLLQSPSGLVQKYVISRIVALKLTNAFSTIEQAMQENSNASTKPALTTAYYFLTPQPPELLLTEDLEIKKAALIGLSLRGEEEAHQRVRHHLEALSTSEKEEERLAVLDIFAKALHTDFKPFIETLLQDTSEKVYKKALETAGKTKDASLLPQILHVGQSRKTPYALQNAVVLFGDEAFAPLNLTEKPESKDLELVLIRAAGKVKGDFSTQFLTQLLKTEHQYQDEVIEALWNKNAKLFKETKTAVLSWLKTKMVHSRRKALYCHTLAKKPEAPLLAESLASELRQDIKSIMKSLALVYDRQSINRVMDLLSIGSPEKIANAIEMLEQVIPKRCFLVVEALIDFHLEKEKRWQSPKDKKKLSTSQIIHEIVTDNPAGCSPWVKSVACYCIISLPEPELAEAITPEPTTSDTLYTETREFVISHLSQLTTLKHAANRESVDLKFI; from the coding sequence ATGAATAGCAGAATAAATTTGCTGTTGAATATCAAAACTGCTGAATCCAGGGTGGTGAAGCAGTTGTTCCTGGTGCAGTTTTGTTTGGGTATTGCCACGTCTACCCTCTTTACTGGTACGCTGGCCATGTTCCTTGACGCCTTTGAGCTCAAAGATTTTCCAAAAGTATACATCGTCTCAGCAGTACTGATGCTGATCACGAACCTCTTTTATGGGAAACTTGAAACCAGGTTAAGCCCTAAAAAGCTGTTACAAACGGTCATTCTCTTCTCTGCTATCTCCATTTTCCTCTCCTGGGCCGGACTGACTTTGGTTCCAGCTAAATGGCTGCCTTTTTTCCTGGCGGCCTGGAACATGGTTGTGTACATGTTAATAGGCTACGCTTTCTGGGGCTTGGCCGCCATTATCTTCAATGTACGGGAAAGTAAACGTTTATTTTTTGTGGTGGGAGCCGGAGACATACCGGCTAAGATGTTTGGGTATACGGCAGCGTCTGTTCTAGCCCCAGTGTTGGGGGTGGAGAGTTTGTTATGGGTAACCATAGGCAGCTTTCTGTTGGCTTTCTTCTTCCTGAGGAATTTTGAGCACCAAGCCATCTCTGATCTGGGTCATGCCGTGCACCATGAACATGTGCCAGAAAAAACTTTCATAGCCAAGCACTTCCATAACCATCTTATTTTCTCTATTGCGGTTTTCTCAGTGATAGTCTTCACGGTCTATTCCCTGGTAGATTACACGTTCCTGTCTGAGGTAAAATCAAGGTACTACACGAGCCCTGAGATTGCGGCCTTCTTAGGAATGTTCTTCGCGGTTGGAAGGGTCCTGGCCATAATGGTAAAACTGATGCTTAGCAGCAGGGTGATCAGCCGGCTGGGGTTAACAAATTCCCTGTTATTGGCACCTGTAATATTGTTGACCATCTCCATCATCATGCTGCTGCCCTTTGAAAACCAAACTAATATCTTCATCATGTTTGGGGTAATGGTACTGCTGTCTGAGGTGCTGAAATCAGCGGTGCAGGAGCCCGCATTCCTTGTGCTTTTCCAGCCCCTTGACCCACACTCAAGGCTAAAAGGGCACCTCATTTCAAAAGGTTACACCATGCCTATTGCCTTAATGATTAGTGGCGTATTCTTAACGGGGTACAATTACCTGTACGGCAATATTTCAATCACTTTAGTTACCCAGATATTGGTAGGTCTGCTAATAGCCTGGATTGGTTCTATCTTCCTGATAAAGAAAGAGTACCTCCGCTCTCTGGTCAACGCCTTGAAGAAAGGGTATTTCACCGGGTCTGAGCTGTTTCTGAATGATGTGTCGGTGAAGATTCTTTTGATGGACAAACTAAACAGCAAAAATCCGCAAGAAGTAATATTAGCTCTGGAGTTGCTGGAACGAGCGGGGGACCAAAACCTGGAGAAGCGCCTACTTCCCTTGCTGCAAAGCCCCTCTGGGTTAGTACAGAAATATGTCATTTCCAGAATAGTGGCTTTAAAACTCACCAATGCCTTTTCTACCATAGAGCAGGCAATGCAGGAAAACTCAAATGCTTCCACCAAACCGGCTCTGACCACGGCTTACTACTTTCTTACTCCTCAGCCCCCTGAGCTTCTACTTACAGAAGATCTGGAGATCAAAAAAGCTGCCTTAATTGGCTTGTCCCTCCGGGGCGAAGAGGAAGCGCACCAACGGGTAAGACACCACCTGGAAGCACTTTCTACAAGTGAGAAAGAAGAAGAGCGATTGGCAGTGCTGGACATCTTCGCCAAGGCACTTCATACTGATTTCAAGCCTTTCATTGAAACCCTGCTGCAGGACACTTCTGAAAAAGTATACAAGAAGGCTCTAGAAACGGCTGGCAAAACTAAAGACGCTTCCCTCCTGCCCCAAATACTGCACGTGGGCCAGTCTAGAAAAACTCCCTATGCCCTGCAGAATGCCGTGGTACTTTTCGGGGACGAAGCCTTTGCGCCTCTAAACCTAACTGAAAAGCCCGAAAGCAAAGACCTTGAGTTGGTATTGATACGAGCCGCCGGAAAAGTGAAAGGAGATTTTTCCACCCAGTTCCTTACCCAACTCCTAAAAACAGAACACCAGTACCAGGATGAGGTGATAGAAGCCCTCTGGAATAAAAACGCCAAACTCTTCAAAGAAACAAAAACAGCTGTATTGAGTTGGCTCAAAACCAAAATGGTGCATAGCCGCCGGAAAGCCCTTTATTGCCATACCCTAGCCAAAAAACCAGAGGCTCCGTTACTGGCAGAGTCCCTGGCCTCTGAGTTGAGGCAAGACATCAAAAGTATCATGAAAAGCCTGGCCCTAGTGTATGACCGGCAAAGCATTAACCGGGTGATGGACCTCTTGTCTATAGGGTCACCTGAAAAAATAGCGAACGCCATTGAAATGCTGGAGCAGGTGATCCCAAAAAGATGTTTTCTGGTGGTGGAAGCGCTCATTGATTTCCATTTAGAAAAGGAGAAAAGATGGCAATCTCCTAAAGACAAGAAAAAACTGAGTACTTCCCAGATCATCCATGAAATAGTGACGGACAACCCTGCTGGCTGCTCCCCTTGGGTGAAGTCTGTGGCCTGCTATTGCATAATATCCTTACCTGAGCCTGAACTGGCCGAGGCCATCACGCCCGAACCAACCACCTCAGATACCCTTTACACAGAAACTCGTGAATTTGTGATCTCTCACTTATCACAACTTACAACCTTGAAACATGCTGCTAATAGAGAAAGTGTTGACCTTAAATTCATCTAG